In Candidatus Mycalebacterium zealandia, one DNA window encodes the following:
- a CDS encoding amidophosphoribosyltransferase, which produces MMSQLKEECGVFGIFNHAEASNLAYLGLHSLQHRGQESAGITTSDGKRLHRKRAMGLVADIFDEESLKKLSGTTAIGHVRYSTSGSSTLNNIQPIVITRAGAEMAIAHNGNLTNALTLRHRLENEGAIFQSTADTEVVVHLMARSPKQDLAGRIIYALSLCKGAYSMVFLDSNKLVAARDPYGFRPLVLGKLGDGCHVVASETCAFDLIEAQYVREIEPGEIVIIDEEGIQSLKPFPKKPPATCVFEYIYFSRPDSSMNGRSTYLVRKELGKRLAVEHPAKADIVIAVPDSGVPAAMGYSEQLGIPLEMGFLRSHYVGRTFIEPEQSIRNFGVKLKLSAVREVIKNKRVVVVDDSIVRGTTSRKIVKMLKGAKAKEVHVRICAPPMKFSCYYGIDTPNKDKLIANSLDIEEIKKYITADSLGYLSRDGIDIAIQNYSPFNTKKEGYCYACFTGDYKVEIDDLKLSPTQMNLFPE; this is translated from the coding sequence ATGATGTCTCAACTGAAAGAAGAATGCGGAGTTTTCGGGATTTTCAATCATGCCGAAGCCTCCAATCTGGCGTATCTCGGTCTGCATTCCCTTCAGCACAGAGGGCAAGAAAGCGCGGGAATTACCACCTCGGACGGCAAAAGACTTCACAGAAAGCGTGCGATGGGGCTGGTCGCGGATATTTTTGACGAGGAATCGCTCAAAAAACTTTCTGGCACAACCGCTATTGGACACGTTCGCTATTCAACTTCGGGTTCAAGCACTCTGAACAATATACAGCCGATTGTCATAACGAGAGCCGGGGCTGAAATGGCAATTGCGCATAACGGCAATCTTACAAACGCGCTGACTCTTCGACACCGGCTTGAAAACGAAGGTGCGATTTTTCAGTCCACTGCTGACACCGAAGTGGTTGTCCACCTAATGGCAAGATCTCCAAAACAGGACCTCGCCGGCAGAATCATCTATGCCCTTTCTTTATGCAAAGGCGCATATTCAATGGTTTTTCTGGATTCAAACAAACTTGTCGCCGCGAGAGACCCTTACGGATTCAGACCTCTTGTGCTTGGCAAACTGGGTGACGGATGCCATGTTGTCGCGTCGGAAACCTGCGCCTTTGATTTAATAGAAGCTCAATACGTGAGAGAGATAGAACCCGGTGAAATCGTCATTATTGACGAAGAAGGAATTCAATCACTCAAACCGTTCCCGAAAAAACCGCCCGCAACCTGTGTTTTTGAATACATATATTTTTCCCGCCCCGACAGTTCGATGAACGGGCGCAGCACTTATCTGGTGCGAAAGGAGTTAGGCAAAAGGCTTGCCGTTGAGCACCCCGCCAAGGCGGATATTGTTATCGCCGTTCCCGATTCGGGCGTTCCCGCCGCAATGGGTTACTCCGAGCAACTCGGCATTCCCCTTGAAATGGGATTTTTGAGAAGCCACTATGTCGGCAGAACATTTATTGAGCCGGAACAATCAATCAGAAATTTCGGCGTAAAACTCAAACTCAGCGCCGTTAGAGAGGTGATAAAGAACAAAAGGGTTGTGGTGGTGGATGATTCAATCGTTAGAGGAACCACAAGCAGGAAGATAGTGAAAATGCTCAAGGGAGCCAAGGCAAAAGAGGTCCACGTGAGAATATGTGCGCCACCGATGAAGTTTTCTTGTTATTACGGGATAGACACGCCTAACAAGGACAAACTGATAGCAAACTCGTTGGATATTGAAGAAATAAAAAAATATATAACCGCGGATTCTCTCGGGTATTTAAGCAGAGACGGGATAGATATAGCAATCCAAAACTACTCTCCCTTCAATACAAAAAAAGAAGGATATTGCTACGCCTGTTTTACGGGAGATTACAAGGTGGAAATAGACGATTTGAAATTGTCTCCCACGCAGATGAACCTTTTCCCTGAGTAA
- a CDS encoding valine--tRNA ligase has product MEKTYTPVPLEKKWRAFWLKNEKFKAERRKKGGKKSFSIVMPPPNVTGSLHIGHALNNTFQDVLVRYKKMKGFDVLWVPGTDHAGIATQMIVERELAKEGLTKEKLGKERFVEKIWEFKEKSGDRIAEQIGRLGFIPDWSAQRFTMDDGFSDAVKHVFVELYKKGLIRRDNRLVNYDPGLKTAISDLEVEQKEVPGNYWHIKYPLKNGNGHIVVATTRPETMFGDTAVAVHPEDERYKTLIGSEVGLPLTGKSIPVIADEYSDPEKGSGAVKITPAHDFNDFEVSKRHDLPLVNILDEDMCLNENAPKKYQGLERFEARKKLIADLEADGFLEKIESVSHTVPYGDRSGAVVEPRIMEQWYMDVKQLAVKAVESVEKDDMVFYPKFWERTYFQWMNNVEPWCISRQLWWGHQIPVWYGPDGKVFVEEDEKTALKSASGHYGKDVLLERDPNVLDTWFSSALWPFVTMNWGTKDDSLFRKYYPTAVLITGFDIIFFWVARMAMMGLQFTGKPPFADICIHGLIRDENGEKMSKTKGNVIDPLEVADEFGADTLRFCLCALSSGGKDIDLSISSIRGYRNFMNKIWNASRFVLEDESTVRWHAEIPDALKRIETSKGKARLSKTDKWIIASLHGCLKKIDGFMDEYEFGKAAQEIYRFFWRNFCDRYIEAAKISMRSSDEQTVLRTTAVLLYILSASMRALHPFCPHLTEEINNRVEALLGVQTLGLLDLDYPAHDKKIEKEFNSDFNDISFLFEGLIDEIRTKRGEGGIKVSEKINVVFFSEPGKDEECVKRLIESEAGVLNKLAGISSHSFCANKDEFSSAPGLAGSVSFAVLDDLQTQTGERFNISLKIEPECKEQTRFPHNVETTHKKLDELSEKIRQCERKLADPDFTNKAPEKIIQKEKGKLEEFSRLKEVFESELKQG; this is encoded by the coding sequence TTCCGGGAACGGATCATGCCGGAATCGCGACCCAAATGATTGTTGAGCGCGAACTTGCAAAAGAGGGGCTTACAAAAGAAAAACTGGGCAAAGAGCGTTTTGTTGAAAAGATTTGGGAATTTAAGGAAAAATCCGGCGACAGAATTGCTGAACAAATAGGCAGACTGGGATTTATTCCCGATTGGAGCGCGCAACGTTTTACGATGGATGACGGATTTTCAGACGCCGTTAAACACGTGTTTGTTGAGCTTTACAAAAAAGGCCTGATCCGGCGCGATAACCGTCTGGTCAATTACGATCCCGGATTGAAAACCGCTATTTCCGATTTGGAAGTGGAGCAGAAAGAGGTTCCCGGCAACTATTGGCACATCAAATACCCTCTTAAAAACGGCAACGGGCACATAGTTGTCGCGACCACGAGACCCGAAACTATGTTTGGAGACACCGCAGTGGCGGTCCATCCGGAAGATGAAAGGTATAAAACCCTCATCGGCTCGGAAGTGGGGTTGCCTCTCACGGGGAAGTCTATTCCCGTAATTGCCGATGAGTATTCAGATCCGGAAAAAGGAAGCGGCGCGGTCAAGATAACTCCCGCTCATGATTTTAACGACTTTGAAGTCAGCAAGCGGCACGATTTGCCACTTGTAAATATTCTTGACGAAGATATGTGCCTAAATGAAAACGCACCCAAAAAATATCAGGGGCTCGAAAGATTTGAGGCACGTAAAAAACTCATTGCTGATCTTGAAGCGGATGGTTTCCTTGAAAAAATCGAATCCGTTTCCCATACGGTTCCCTATGGCGACAGATCCGGCGCAGTTGTTGAGCCGCGTATTATGGAACAGTGGTATATGGATGTAAAACAACTTGCGGTCAAAGCTGTCGAATCGGTTGAAAAGGACGACATGGTTTTCTATCCAAAGTTCTGGGAACGCACATATTTTCAATGGATGAACAATGTAGAACCATGGTGTATATCAAGGCAGTTGTGGTGGGGACATCAAATACCCGTCTGGTACGGCCCCGACGGCAAAGTGTTTGTTGAAGAAGATGAAAAAACAGCCCTCAAAAGCGCAAGCGGACATTACGGGAAAGATGTTCTCCTCGAAAGAGACCCGAATGTTCTGGACACTTGGTTTTCCTCGGCTTTATGGCCGTTTGTTACGATGAACTGGGGCACAAAAGATGATTCTCTCTTCCGAAAATACTATCCCACAGCGGTTCTTATAACGGGTTTTGACATCATATTTTTCTGGGTGGCTCGTATGGCGATGATGGGGCTTCAATTTACCGGCAAACCACCTTTTGCGGACATCTGCATTCACGGCTTGATAAGGGACGAGAATGGTGAAAAGATGAGTAAAACCAAGGGGAACGTGATTGATCCGCTTGAAGTTGCCGATGAGTTTGGAGCCGACACTCTGCGCTTCTGCCTCTGCGCGCTTTCTTCGGGCGGAAAAGATATAGACCTTTCCATTTCAAGCATACGGGGCTACAGAAACTTTATGAACAAGATATGGAACGCGTCCCGATTTGTTCTTGAAGATGAATCAACTGTCCGGTGGCACGCTGAAATTCCCGACGCTTTGAAGCGGATTGAAACTTCCAAAGGGAAGGCGCGTTTGAGTAAAACCGACAAATGGATAATCGCAAGTTTGCACGGTTGTTTGAAAAAAATTGACGGTTTTATGGATGAATACGAGTTCGGAAAAGCCGCCCAGGAGATTTACCGCTTTTTCTGGAGAAATTTCTGCGACCGCTACATTGAAGCCGCGAAAATTTCAATGCGCAGTTCCGATGAGCAAACCGTACTCAGAACAACGGCCGTTCTTTTGTATATTCTCTCCGCCTCAATGCGCGCACTGCACCCTTTCTGTCCCCACCTTACCGAAGAGATCAACAACAGGGTTGAGGCGTTGCTTGGAGTTCAAACTTTAGGTTTGCTTGATTTGGACTATCCGGCGCATGACAAAAAAATTGAAAAAGAGTTCAACTCGGATTTCAACGATATAAGTTTTTTGTTTGAAGGATTGATTGATGAAATCCGCACAAAAAGAGGGGAAGGAGGCATTAAAGTGTCTGAAAAAATTAATGTTGTCTTCTTTTCAGAACCCGGCAAAGATGAAGAATGCGTAAAGCGGTTAATTGAGTCCGAAGCGGGAGTTTTAAACAAACTTGCGGGAATTTCCTCTCACAGTTTTTGCGCGAACAAAGATGAGTTTTCTTCCGCGCCCGGACTCGCGGGTTCAGTTTCCTTTGCGGTTTTGGACGATTTGCAAACTCAAACCGGCGAGCGGTTCAACATCAGTCTGAAAATCGAACCTGAGTGTAAAGAGCAAACGAGATTTCCGCATAACGTTGAAACCACGCATAAAAAATTGGACGAACTCTCTGAAAAAATCCGTCAATGCGAACGCAAACTCGCGGACCCGGATTTCACAAACAAGGCTCCGGAAAAGATTATTCAAAAAGAAAAAGGAAAACTTGAAGAATTTTCGCGTCTCAAAGAGGTTTTTGAATCAGAACTCAAACAGGGTTGA